The Brachyhypopomus gauderio isolate BG-103 chromosome 7, BGAUD_0.2, whole genome shotgun sequence genome has a window encoding:
- the LOC143518477 gene encoding uncharacterized protein LOC143518477 — protein MNRSAMAFTSAVIPGASLTGTSAEQISQSINTRRNIVIEISNFSDKYTLGNPRVHNSSGYCLSPPQPTIQKKTKEACSFTKTSGALRGVEGVLMYQILNNEKRSNDELAIMFSVPFHYSRYDNCIALGIFNTGNTCNDDLFNRMYNDTPTNHSKFNRGKGTGSEIIFSEGDFCVKGTMSPAAKSVMKVEFWDKQF, from the exons ATGAACCGTTCA GCAATGGCATTCACATCAGCAGTTATTCCTGGGGCATCTTTGACCGGCACCAGTGCTGAACAAATATCTCAGAGCATAAACACAAGAAGAAATATTGTTATTGAAATTTCCAATTTCAGTGACAAATATACCCTGGGAAACCCAAG GGTCCACAACAGCAGTGGATATTGTCTCAGTCCTCCACAGCCAACAATCCAAAAAAAGACCAAAGAAGCTTGTTCATTTACCAAAACATCAGGTGCATTGCGTGGAGTTGAAGGGGTCCTCATGTACCAAATCCTCAACAATGAAAAGCGTTCTAATGATGAACTTGCCATTATGTTCTCTGTTCCTTTTCACTACAGTCGGTATGACAACTGCATTGCACTTGGCATTTTTAATACAGGCAATACATGTAATGACGATCTGTTCAATAGAATGTATAATGATACACCCACCAACCACAGCAAATTCAACAGAGGCAAAGGGACAGGAAGTGAGATCATATTTTCTGAAGGAGACTTCTGTGTTAAGGGAACAATGTCACCTGCAGCCAAATCAGTAATGAAGGTGGAGTTTTGGGACAAGCAGTTTTGA